A single genomic interval of Fibrobacter sp. UWB4 harbors:
- a CDS encoding GNAT family N-acetyltransferase has translation MSGGKAMIIAISKDDPWWEKTRAFAKDCPWLPGRRLAERMSKNDFLDWEKVFVAVHGEDVVGFCVLEENGNIPAKFSCSPFINLVYVSEKFRGERLSKSLIDAALDYAQRLGYKKVYLKSEHHGLYEKYGFKKIADFEPTVGLANQLFEIEILV, from the coding sequence ATGAGCGGAGGTAAAGCAATGATAATCGCGATTAGCAAAGATGATCCGTGGTGGGAAAAGACCCGCGCTTTCGCGAAAGATTGCCCATGGCTGCCGGGGCGTCGTTTAGCCGAGCGAATGTCAAAGAACGATTTCCTAGACTGGGAAAAAGTTTTCGTTGCTGTACACGGTGAAGATGTTGTCGGCTTTTGCGTTCTCGAGGAGAACGGGAACATCCCTGCGAAATTCAGTTGCAGCCCTTTTATAAATCTCGTTTACGTTAGCGAAAAATTCCGGGGAGAGCGGCTATCCAAAAGCTTAATTGACGCGGCGCTTGATTACGCCCAAAGGCTCGGCTACAAAAAAGTTTATCTCAAAAGCGAGCACCACGGCCTATACGAAAAATACGGGTTCAAGAAGATTGCTGATTTCGAACCAACGGTCGGGCTTGCGAACCAACTGTTTGAAATAGAAATTTTAGTTTAA
- a CDS encoding SDR family oxidoreductase translates to MKLFEDKVVVVTGGAHGIGASIVSEFEKEGAKVAYIDIRENPCFVGDLSKKETLEKFAQFVIEKYGHVDVLVNNALPLMKGIDECSYEEFSYALAVGVTAPFYLAKLFAPHFAKGASIINISSSRDRMSQPQTESYTAAKGGIAALTHALAVSFAGRVRVNSISPGWIDTDFKTYEGSDAIQQPAGRVGNPLDIANMVLYLASGKAGFITGENICIDGGMTRQMIYHNDCGWKFEG, encoded by the coding sequence ATGAAATTGTTTGAAGATAAAGTGGTCGTGGTGACGGGTGGGGCGCACGGAATAGGTGCTTCCATTGTGAGTGAATTCGAAAAAGAGGGCGCAAAGGTCGCGTATATCGACATCCGCGAGAATCCTTGCTTTGTGGGGGATCTTTCAAAGAAAGAGACTTTGGAAAAGTTTGCGCAGTTCGTTATCGAAAAATACGGGCACGTGGATGTGCTGGTGAATAACGCGCTCCCGTTGATGAAGGGAATAGACGAATGTAGCTATGAGGAATTCAGCTATGCACTCGCTGTCGGCGTGACCGCTCCGTTCTACCTTGCAAAACTTTTCGCGCCGCATTTTGCAAAGGGCGCGAGCATTATAAATATATCGTCATCTCGCGACCGTATGAGCCAACCACAAACGGAAAGCTATACGGCGGCGAAGGGCGGGATTGCGGCGCTTACCCATGCGCTGGCCGTGAGTTTTGCGGGCCGCGTTCGCGTGAATTCCATTTCACCGGGCTGGATCGATACGGATTTCAAAACCTACGAAGGCTCCGATGCCATTCAGCAGCCCGCGGGTCGTGTCGGTAACCCGCTGGACATCGCGAACATGGTGCTTTACCTTGCAAGCGGCAAGGCGGGCTTCATCACCGGCGAAAACATCTGTATCGACGGCGGCATGACCCGCCAGATGATTTATCACAACGATTGCGGCTGGAAATTTGAAGGTTAA
- a CDS encoding glycoside hydrolase family 44 protein — MGYSNFFTVAAFGTLFAISPTLAIDITVDANAGIKKISPYLYGRNIDKISDGDAEVTEEESAFINQMLEAGIHMLRANNGNNATRYNWRHKMTVHPDWYNNVYSHDWAITAQKVLDKMPGVDAMYAFQLTGYAASSTDYNFPDWNWKQEHGTYATQTFDLAGGGEVSEDGKTLIKAGDASLYNMEWPADSTVAIIPHWKDELKFDMSRFKYWSMDNEMEIWRGTHSDLDLPVTGDFLVERYIDVAKKARAAWGDIKLTGPVVANEWFWCSVSSYNKQDRPKGPDRDYCWLEYFIMKVAETQKSSGTRLLDVFDIHWYPSEKDYESRMNWHRVLFDTTYNYPGANGIKMVGGNWDNKITKEYIFVRINQWLEKYFGKNHGITLGITETDLNDSDPMVTALIYASFLGTMQDNGVEIFTPWTWGDGMYETVHLFSRYGHPNRVLSTSSNDSLVSAYSSISNKGDSLTVIFVNRAEKDAQDIDLNLANFASDGTVKTLTLQNLKGETFVSHTSNALKENAVEANAQGGTTTATSYSINRFKMTLPAKSITAVLLTTTTPKQIDAIAPTRSALTGNLLHHENGNWFINNGSGNVRCISVFNSLGQNVLQIQQPARGNFRIASEVLSKGNFIVRIETASGTQMQKITVK; from the coding sequence ATGGGATATTCAAATTTTTTCACAGTGGCTGCATTCGGCACGCTATTTGCTATCTCCCCCACATTGGCCATCGACATTACCGTTGATGCAAATGCGGGCATCAAGAAAATTTCGCCGTACCTTTACGGGCGAAACATCGACAAAATCAGCGATGGCGACGCTGAGGTGACCGAAGAAGAGTCTGCCTTCATCAACCAGATGCTCGAAGCAGGCATCCACATGTTGCGAGCGAACAACGGCAACAACGCCACGCGCTACAATTGGCGTCACAAAATGACAGTTCACCCCGACTGGTATAACAACGTGTACTCGCACGATTGGGCGATTACCGCACAAAAGGTACTCGACAAGATGCCGGGAGTCGACGCTATGTACGCCTTCCAGCTCACAGGCTATGCAGCTAGCAGCACTGACTACAACTTTCCCGACTGGAACTGGAAACAAGAACACGGCACGTACGCAACGCAAACGTTCGACCTTGCGGGCGGCGGCGAAGTCTCAGAAGACGGCAAGACGCTCATCAAAGCGGGCGACGCCTCGCTCTACAATATGGAATGGCCCGCAGATTCCACGGTAGCGATTATCCCGCACTGGAAAGACGAACTTAAGTTCGACATGAGCCGATTCAAGTACTGGAGCATGGATAACGAAATGGAAATCTGGCGCGGTACACATTCCGACCTGGATTTGCCTGTCACGGGAGACTTTCTCGTTGAACGCTACATCGATGTCGCCAAGAAGGCCCGCGCCGCCTGGGGCGACATCAAGCTCACCGGCCCGGTGGTCGCAAACGAATGGTTCTGGTGCTCCGTGTCCTCGTACAACAAACAGGATAGACCCAAAGGCCCCGATCGCGATTACTGCTGGCTAGAATACTTCATCATGAAAGTTGCCGAGACGCAAAAGTCCTCTGGCACACGTCTTCTCGATGTTTTCGACATTCACTGGTATCCGAGTGAAAAAGATTACGAATCGCGAATGAATTGGCACCGCGTCTTGTTTGACACGACCTATAACTATCCCGGCGCAAACGGCATAAAGATGGTCGGTGGCAACTGGGACAATAAAATTACCAAGGAATACATATTCGTGCGCATCAACCAGTGGCTCGAAAAGTACTTCGGCAAGAATCACGGCATCACACTCGGCATTACCGAAACCGACCTGAACGATTCTGATCCTATGGTGACAGCGCTCATCTATGCGTCTTTCCTTGGCACCATGCAAGATAACGGTGTGGAGATTTTCACCCCGTGGACCTGGGGCGACGGCATGTACGAAACGGTGCACCTTTTCAGCCGCTATGGTCATCCAAACCGAGTGCTGTCGACTTCAAGTAATGATTCGCTGGTATCCGCCTACAGTTCTATCAGTAACAAGGGCGATTCGCTCACAGTGATTTTTGTAAACCGAGCCGAAAAAGACGCACAAGATATAGACCTCAATCTTGCGAACTTTGCCTCCGACGGAACGGTTAAAACGCTCACCTTGCAGAATCTCAAGGGCGAGACATTCGTTTCGCACACAAGCAACGCCTTGAAAGAGAACGCAGTTGAAGCAAATGCGCAGGGCGGAACGACCACTGCAACAAGCTACAGCATAAACAGATTCAAGATGACGCTCCCTGCAAAATCCATCACCGCGGTGCTACTCACTACGACTACGCCAAAACAAATCGACGCCATAGCCCCCACGAGAAGCGCACTCACAGGGAACCTGCTGCACCATGAAAACGGCAACTGGTTCATCAATAACGGCTCGGGCAACGTGCGCTGCATAAGCGTGTTCAACAGTCTAGGTCAAAACGTACTGCAAATACAGCAGCCCGCCCGCGGAAACTTCCGCATTGCAAGCGAAGTGCTCAGCAAAGGCAATTTCATTGTGCGCATAGAAACTGCAAGCGGAACGCAAATGCAAAAAATAACAGTGAAGTAG
- a CDS encoding GNAT family N-acetyltransferase gives MLQFFDVTRDAPWFPQVKALYESAFPANERIPIKHLLDDKIKREFWAFFNKDNGENAAAPKFCGFSNSISHGDITNIVYFAVVPELRCHGYGSQILQVIRRQHPDTRIVVDIEVEEDSKNAEELKRRNRRREFYTRNGFDASPVDYVWQGEHYRLLSAGGSVTEKEFRDFWKEILKDIPGAKYP, from the coding sequence ATGCTCCAGTTTTTCGATGTCACAAGAGATGCCCCCTGGTTTCCGCAGGTCAAGGCGCTGTACGAATCGGCGTTCCCGGCGAACGAACGCATTCCAATAAAGCATTTGCTCGACGATAAAATCAAGCGAGAATTTTGGGCATTTTTTAACAAGGATAATGGCGAGAACGCCGCGGCTCCCAAGTTCTGCGGGTTCTCAAATTCCATTTCACACGGCGACATCACGAACATTGTCTATTTTGCGGTTGTGCCTGAATTGCGTTGCCACGGGTACGGTTCGCAAATTTTACAAGTCATTCGCAGGCAACACCCCGACACACGCATCGTCGTCGATATCGAAGTCGAAGAAGATTCCAAGAACGCGGAAGAACTCAAACGCAGAAACCGCCGGCGCGAATTTTACACTCGCAACGGCTTTGACGCCTCCCCAGTCGATTACGTCTGGCAAGGAGAACACTACCGGCTACTTTCCGCTGGAGGCTCCGTCACCGAAAAAGAATTCCGCGATTTTTGGAAAGAAATTCTGAAGGACATTCCCGGAGCGAAGTACCCGTAA
- a CDS encoding MBL fold metallo-hydrolase: MKLFDNIFIPFIAALALTVVCCNESKNSTKESAESKSAVNLETPAKVTMPSAAVNTPEVEETKTIALANGASVTWIQDNEGKKFMPRELFSDASDSLYESLSMLAGLPASVSTFLVKTDGKYILFDAGLGAWGGQLLKRLATLSVNSDSIGLVYLTHFHADHIAGLVKNGSAGKMEKVFKNAAVYAGKVEYDAWMNEIPKNDLQKNIMALYKDSLHLFAFGDSLPHGVLAMDAVGHTPGHAAFQISNLLIIGDLMHGYALQKDHPEINSNYDMDKEKSAASRKRIMQYAHEHKLLMAGMHLPPPGFAE; this comes from the coding sequence ATGAAACTGTTTGACAATATTTTTATTCCTTTTATCGCAGCGCTTGCTTTGACTGTCGTTTGTTGCAACGAATCGAAAAATTCTACGAAAGAATCTGCGGAAAGTAAGTCTGCGGTAAATCTTGAAACTCCTGCGAAAGTGACGATGCCTTCTGCTGCGGTGAACACGCCTGAAGTCGAGGAAACCAAAACCATTGCGCTTGCGAACGGAGCTTCGGTCACTTGGATTCAAGACAACGAGGGTAAAAAGTTTATGCCTCGCGAACTGTTCAGCGATGCAAGTGATTCGCTTTATGAAAGCTTGAGTATGCTTGCGGGACTTCCGGCTTCTGTCAGCACATTCTTGGTGAAAACGGATGGCAAGTATATTTTGTTTGATGCAGGTCTTGGCGCGTGGGGTGGGCAGCTTTTAAAGCGTCTTGCGACTTTGAGCGTGAATTCGGATTCCATTGGGCTTGTTTACTTGACGCATTTCCATGCAGATCACATTGCGGGACTTGTGAAAAATGGCAGTGCCGGGAAAATGGAAAAGGTCTTTAAGAATGCCGCCGTTTATGCGGGCAAGGTGGAATATGACGCTTGGATGAACGAAATCCCGAAAAATGATTTGCAAAAGAATATCATGGCGCTTTATAAGGATAGCCTTCACTTGTTTGCGTTCGGTGACAGCTTGCCGCATGGTGTGCTTGCGATGGATGCCGTTGGCCACACGCCGGGACACGCTGCCTTCCAAATTTCAAACCTGCTTATAATCGGAGACTTGATGCATGGCTATGCTTTGCAAAAGGACCATCCCGAAATCAATTCCAATTACGACATGGACAAGGAAAAATCTGCCGCAAGCCGCAAACGCATTATGCAGTACGCACACGAACATAAACTCCTGATGGCCGGTATGCACTTGCCGCCTCCCGGATTCGCGGAGTAA